A genome region from Streptomyces finlayi includes the following:
- a CDS encoding SDR family NAD(P)-dependent oxidoreductase, with protein sequence MQDQVTPTESRNTSGIGAAAGRLFAAEGASVVLMARREKPLLALAEEIAALGGLAVAVAGDVTSERDVERVLSVAVDTFGGLDAAFNNAGWGSRGTELHETDNAVYDQIMNVNVRGVWNCLRRQIPLMLAQGSGGTIVNTSGTAGIFATGALAPYVAAKHAVPGLTKAAAAEYGARGIRVNALVVGSTRIELTEQAASGTPKRVSGTRAIQHRMAEPSEVAQAAAWLCSDRSSFVTGGAVPVDGGCSAV encoded by the coding sequence ATACAAGATCAAGTAACGCCAACGGAATCACGAAACACTAGCGGGATAGGAGCCGCCGCGGGGCGCCTCTTCGCCGCCGAGGGGGCGTCGGTCGTACTGATGGCGAGGCGGGAGAAGCCCTTACTCGCCCTGGCCGAGGAGATTGCCGCTCTGGGAGGGCTGGCGGTCGCGGTGGCCGGGGACGTGACCTCGGAGAGGGACGTCGAGCGGGTCCTCTCGGTGGCGGTGGATACCTTCGGCGGGCTCGACGCGGCGTTCAACAACGCGGGCTGGGGCTCTCGGGGAACCGAACTGCACGAGACGGACAACGCCGTCTACGACCAGATCATGAACGTGAACGTACGGGGGGTCTGGAACTGCCTGCGCCGGCAGATCCCGCTCATGCTCGCCCAGGGGTCGGGCGGAACGATCGTGAACACCTCCGGCACGGCGGGCATCTTCGCGACCGGTGCTCTGGCGCCGTACGTGGCGGCCAAGCACGCTGTCCCCGGGCTGACGAAGGCCGCCGCCGCCGAGTACGGGGCAAGGGGGATCAGGGTCAACGCACTGGTGGTCGGCAGCACCCGTATCGAGCTGACCGAACAGGCAGCGTCAGGCACGCCCAAGCGGGTGTCCGGAACCCGGGCCATCCAGCACCGCATGGCCGAACCGTCGGAGGTGGCACAGGCGGCCGCGTGGCTGTGCAGCGACCGCTCCTCCTTCGTGACCGGTGGTGCGGTCCCGGTGGACGGCGGGTGTTCAGCGGTGTGA
- a CDS encoding TetR/AcrR family transcriptional regulator — translation METAAAQFDRDGYAGTSLSQISTEAGISLGALTFHFGSKSELARSVEKEGRSAVEEAVARICASSTPPLRQLVELTLELVRLIEHDDSVRAMLRLERERPGTPQCSSIWLPAVDDLLQRSHASGRLRPSVRPAVMATLVSHLIAGAEAVQRCHRASPAEPVDSAVGQLRHIWQLILPGISASEASHR, via the coding sequence ATGGAGACCGCGGCCGCCCAGTTCGACCGCGACGGCTACGCCGGCACGTCCCTGTCACAGATCAGCACGGAGGCCGGCATCTCACTGGGCGCGCTGACCTTCCACTTCGGCTCCAAGAGCGAACTCGCCCGGTCCGTGGAGAAGGAAGGCCGGTCGGCGGTCGAGGAGGCCGTCGCACGGATCTGCGCCTCCTCGACCCCTCCGCTGCGGCAGCTTGTCGAGCTGACCCTGGAGCTGGTACGGCTGATCGAGCACGACGACAGCGTCCGGGCCATGCTGCGCCTGGAGCGCGAACGTCCGGGCACACCGCAGTGCTCGTCGATCTGGCTGCCCGCGGTGGACGACTTGCTGCAGCGTTCCCATGCCAGCGGCCGGCTGCGCCCTTCCGTGCGCCCGGCGGTCATGGCGACACTGGTCTCCCACCTGATCGCGGGTGCGGAGGCCGTGCAGCGCTGCCACCGGGCCTCCCCCGCGGAACCGGTCGACAGCGCGGTCGGCCAGTTGAGGCACATCTGGCAGCTCATCCTCCCGGGGATATCGGCCTCGGAGGCCTCACACCGCTGA
- a CDS encoding IS701 family transposase, protein MEAHVLDRAHLPVSVLTEQVFGHLPRADQRYWAQAYLQGLLTTEGKKSVRRIAATVSDSPTASQSMHQFVNASPWEWSTARAELLRWVERRLAPRAWVLDVAVLRKRGDHSCGVHRRFVPASGRSVNCQLGVGAFLSTESDAVPVDWNLLLPGTWLDDRERRSRVRIPEESTARTLEQHALDLVDALTAGTQSSIPPVVADLSYYSGATALVRGLSQRSRDFVICLPGRTPVAPAGRSTAQDAYASEFPAAVEAQRFFALKPVGHLRIETLGGREGRADRASVMTAPVWLPGARLTPRSPHPTYRMFAVRPHAGRRVPRVWLTNMVHRRTEELAALTQFQRRASGTVQNLENDFGLLDFEGRSYPGWHHHMTLVSAAYAYERLVLLGARLPSEPTLAYAS, encoded by the coding sequence ATGGAGGCACACGTCTTGGACCGCGCCCATCTGCCGGTCTCCGTGCTCACGGAACAGGTCTTCGGACATCTTCCGCGGGCCGACCAGCGTTACTGGGCTCAGGCCTACCTGCAGGGGCTGCTCACCACCGAGGGCAAGAAGTCGGTGCGACGGATAGCCGCCACGGTGTCGGACTCGCCGACCGCGTCGCAGTCCATGCACCAGTTCGTCAACGCCAGTCCCTGGGAGTGGAGCACGGCGCGCGCCGAGCTGTTGCGATGGGTCGAACGGCGCCTCGCACCGCGGGCCTGGGTCCTGGACGTGGCAGTGCTGCGCAAGCGCGGCGACCACTCCTGCGGTGTGCACCGGCGGTTCGTCCCGGCCAGTGGCCGGTCGGTCAACTGCCAGCTGGGCGTCGGGGCCTTCCTATCCACGGAGAGCGACGCGGTTCCCGTCGACTGGAACCTGCTGCTGCCCGGCACGTGGCTCGACGACAGGGAGCGCCGCTCACGGGTCCGCATCCCGGAGGAGTCCACCGCTCGCACCCTCGAACAACACGCGCTCGACCTCGTGGACGCTCTGACCGCGGGCACGCAGTCCAGCATTCCCCCGGTCGTGGCGGACCTCTCCTACTACAGCGGTGCGACCGCGCTGGTCCGGGGGCTGTCCCAGCGGAGCCGTGACTTCGTCATATGCCTTCCGGGCCGCACGCCGGTGGCGCCCGCCGGCCGTTCGACGGCTCAGGACGCGTACGCCTCCGAGTTCCCGGCGGCCGTCGAGGCGCAGCGGTTCTTCGCGCTCAAGCCCGTCGGGCACCTGAGGATCGAGACACTGGGCGGCCGGGAAGGGCGCGCCGACCGCGCTTCGGTCATGACGGCTCCGGTGTGGCTGCCCGGCGCACGCCTGACTCCCCGCTCCCCGCATCCCACCTACCGGATGTTCGCCGTCCGCCCTCACGCAGGGCGCCGCGTGCCGCGCGTGTGGCTGACGAACATGGTGCACCGGCGTACGGAGGAACTGGCGGCGCTGACCCAGTTCCAGCGCCGGGCATCGGGCACGGTGCAGAATCTGGAGAACGACTTCGGGCTTCTGGACTTCGAGGGCCGCTCCTACCCCGGCTGGCACCATCACATGACCCTCGTGTCCGCCGCCTATGCCTACGAAAGACTGGTACTCCTCGGCGCCCGTCTGCCCTCGGAACCGACGCTGGCGTACGCCAGCTGA
- a CDS encoding helix-turn-helix domain-containing protein, with protein sequence MTTTTIEQSVRRVIHYMHVNLGQDLTIDDLARTAMFSKFHFTRIFQEATGTSPGRFLSALRMQEAKRLLLETDFSVADISSQVGYSSVGTFSSRFKTCVGLSPSAYRELGGTSAKFPATAAGSSAVAHSLSLRGRIVLPPGAAPGPVFVGLFPYTVRQGRPARWTVLDGPGAFELKDVPGGTWHILVHSVPYDREHELFGQRVPDVLSVGRHGPVTVQPGALLRSAEIVLRPQDVLDPPMLIALLDGADGTKDRGAP encoded by the coding sequence GTGACCACGACCACCATCGAGCAATCCGTTCGCCGAGTCATCCACTATATGCACGTGAATCTCGGCCAGGACCTGACGATCGATGACCTGGCGCGCACCGCGATGTTCAGCAAGTTCCACTTCACCCGGATCTTCCAGGAGGCGACGGGCACCTCGCCCGGGCGTTTCCTTTCCGCCCTGCGGATGCAGGAGGCGAAAAGGCTGCTGCTGGAGACGGATTTCAGCGTCGCCGATATCAGCAGCCAGGTCGGCTACAGCAGCGTCGGCACCTTCAGCTCACGATTCAAGACCTGTGTCGGGCTCTCCCCGAGCGCCTATCGGGAACTCGGAGGGACCTCGGCGAAATTCCCCGCCACAGCGGCGGGCAGCTCGGCCGTGGCGCACAGCCTCTCCCTGCGCGGGCGGATCGTGCTCCCGCCCGGTGCCGCCCCCGGTCCGGTGTTCGTCGGGCTCTTCCCCTACACCGTGCGCCAGGGCCGGCCGGCGCGCTGGACCGTCCTCGACGGTCCCGGCGCCTTCGAATTGAAGGACGTCCCCGGCGGTACCTGGCACATCCTGGTCCACTCGGTGCCCTACGACCGGGAGCACGAGCTCTTCGGCCAGCGCGTGCCCGACGTGCTCTCGGTCGGGCGGCACGGCCCGGTGACGGTTCAGCCCGGAGCCCTGCTGCGGTCGGCGGAGATAGTCCTGCGCCCCCAGGACGTACTGGACCCCCCGATGCTCATCGCCCTCCTCGACGGGGCCGACGGGACGAAGGACAGGGGCGCACCCTGA
- a CDS encoding transcriptional regulator, protein MKSVGDSQPVPKRATHRVRIDDLVPADSPRLNGIDGSHVRRLAAICASLTPELVHRPALRVVDGMHRIGAAVLQGLDTVDVQHFDSSENQVFLRSVTANAAHCLPLSVAERKVAPGRLLASHPSLSDRTVAACVGLDSKTVASVRVCSAAGSPPSNMRTGADGRTHPLDRIHAAELMTRGPALSLRAVVRETGLSLGTAHDVRRRPLRGEDPVPPSRQSASPRAPAHASEPPQGAAHSAPLPPLRMAEAFGTGPAPRGDGVPPLPRATGNPAQAGQRPLPAPFRHRARLRPPAAHPLHRRRSLAETGGLAPPHTTESVAELARHCSDAWRRFAEDVSRRKHLDTTRRTEMHATQPTRR, encoded by the coding sequence ATGAAAAGCGTCGGCGATTCCCAGCCCGTGCCGAAGCGCGCCACGCACCGCGTCCGCATCGACGACCTCGTCCCTGCGGACTCACCGCGCCTGAACGGCATCGACGGATCCCACGTGCGCAGGCTCGCGGCCATCTGCGCCTCGCTGACGCCGGAGCTGGTGCACCGCCCCGCCCTGCGAGTGGTGGACGGTATGCACCGCATAGGCGCAGCCGTGCTCCAGGGCCTCGACACGGTCGACGTCCAGCACTTCGACAGCTCCGAGAACCAGGTCTTCCTGCGCTCGGTGACAGCGAACGCCGCGCACTGCCTGCCTCTGTCGGTGGCCGAGCGCAAGGTGGCCCCGGGCCGCTTGCTCGCCTCCCACCCGAGCCTGTCGGACCGGACAGTGGCCGCCTGCGTGGGCCTCGACTCGAAGACCGTGGCCTCGGTCCGGGTATGTTCAGCCGCGGGATCTCCTCCGTCGAACATGCGCACTGGCGCCGACGGCAGAACCCATCCCCTCGACCGCATCCACGCGGCCGAGCTGATGACCAGGGGTCCCGCGCTGTCGTTGCGTGCCGTCGTCAGGGAGACCGGCCTCTCACTCGGCACCGCGCACGATGTGCGGCGCCGGCCCCTCCGCGGTGAGGACCCGGTTCCGCCCAGCCGGCAGAGCGCGTCCCCACGGGCGCCCGCGCACGCCTCGGAGCCCCCGCAGGGCGCCGCTCACAGCGCGCCGCTCCCGCCGCTCCGGATGGCCGAGGCGTTCGGCACCGGCCCCGCACCGCGGGGCGACGGTGTCCCCCCGCTCCCGCGGGCCACTGGAAACCCTGCGCAGGCTGGCCAGCGCCCCCTCCCTGCGCCATTCCGACACCGGGCGCGACTTCGTCCGCCGGCTGCACACCCACTTCATCGTCGACGAAGCCTGGCAGAAACGGGCGGACTCGCACCCCCGCACACCACCGAGTCCGTGGCCGAACTCGCCCGGCACTGCTCGGACGCCTGGCGCCGCTTCGCCGAGGACGTGTCCCGGCGTAAGCACCTGGACACCACCCGCCGCACGGAAATGCACGCCACTCAGCCAACTCGGCGTTGA
- the metK gene encoding methionine adenosyltransferase gives MTGRLFTSESVTEGHPDKIADRISDTVLDALLRQDPAARVAVETLITTGQVHIAGEVTTTAYAPIAQLVRDAVLEIGYNSSLKGFDGASCGISVSISAQSPDIAQGVDTAYETRTGEGPAGDELDRQGAGDQGLMFGYACDETPELMPLPIHLAHRLSERLSAVRRNGTCAYLRPDGKTQVTIEYDGDRAVRLDTVVVSTQHAVGISLESLLTPDIQEFVVEPELKALAEAGVSLETDGYRLLVNPTGRFEVGGPMGDAGLTGRKIIVDTYGGMARHGGGAFSGKDPSKVDRSAAYAMRWVAKNVVAAGLARRCEVQVAYAIGKAEPVGLFVETFGTETVPVDRVQRAISEVFDLRPAAIIRDLDLLRPIYASTAAYGHFGRELPDFTWERIDRAGALRRAVSGLDGPAGP, from the coding sequence ATGACTGGGAGACTGTTCACCTCGGAGTCCGTCACCGAAGGGCACCCCGACAAGATCGCCGACCGGATCAGCGACACCGTCCTAGACGCGCTCCTGCGCCAGGACCCGGCTGCACGGGTCGCCGTCGAGACTCTGATCACCACGGGCCAGGTGCACATCGCGGGCGAGGTCACCACCACCGCGTACGCGCCGATCGCGCAACTGGTCCGCGACGCCGTCCTGGAGATCGGCTACAACTCGTCGCTCAAGGGCTTCGACGGCGCCTCCTGCGGAATCTCCGTGTCCATCAGCGCCCAGTCCCCGGACATCGCACAGGGCGTCGACACCGCGTACGAGACGCGCACCGGCGAGGGACCGGCGGGAGACGAGCTGGACCGGCAGGGCGCCGGCGACCAAGGCCTCATGTTCGGCTACGCCTGCGACGAAACCCCCGAGCTGATGCCGCTGCCCATCCATCTCGCGCACCGCCTCTCCGAGCGCCTCTCGGCGGTCCGGCGCAACGGCACCTGTGCCTACCTGCGCCCCGACGGCAAGACCCAGGTCACGATTGAGTACGACGGGGACAGGGCCGTCCGGCTCGACACTGTCGTCGTCTCCACCCAGCACGCCGTCGGCATCAGCCTGGAGTCGCTCCTCACCCCGGACATCCAGGAGTTCGTCGTCGAGCCGGAGCTGAAGGCCCTGGCCGAGGCGGGAGTTTCCCTGGAGACCGACGGCTACCGGCTCCTGGTCAACCCGACAGGGCGCTTCGAGGTCGGCGGCCCGATGGGCGACGCGGGCCTGACCGGACGGAAGATCATCGTCGACACCTACGGCGGCATGGCCCGCCACGGCGGCGGCGCGTTCTCCGGAAAGGACCCGTCCAAGGTGGACCGCTCCGCGGCGTACGCCATGCGCTGGGTGGCGAAGAACGTCGTCGCCGCCGGGCTCGCACGGCGCTGCGAGGTCCAGGTCGCGTACGCCATCGGCAAGGCCGAACCGGTCGGCTTGTTCGTTGAGACCTTCGGCACCGAGACCGTCCCCGTGGACCGCGTGCAGCGGGCCATCAGCGAGGTCTTCGATCTGCGCCCGGCGGCCATCATCCGCGATCTCGACCTGTTGCGGCCGATCTACGCGTCGACCGCGGCCTACGGTCATTTCGGCCGCGAGCTGCCCGACTTCACCTGGGAGCGCATCGATCGGGCCGGAGCCCTGCGCCGTGCCGTCAGCGGGCTGGACGGACCCGCTGGGCCCTGA
- a CDS encoding helix-turn-helix domain-containing protein codes for MLEQPSFGRRLRQLRTERGLSQAVLAGDGMSTGYLSRLESGARQPTDRAVAHLADQLGISPSEFEKAQTTSLAQSLSIATSLDSDETSRLLAEALESAQTQDPMLRWQALWLLAQWKRRQGENTTERAYLDELVVLSEEIGLAELRCRALTRLARSLRTSGEIVPAVNAATTAHRLAQENGLSAQDMAEALLVLVSVEAEAGRLPDARRHTEELAALVEGRSDGLWAEAMWTVVAVRVRQGDFTRAQELLEQALDRFDSRENLTLWLRLRLTAADLHLQKFPPEPDAAQQYIEAVEAGLPFARTSAMEHELTALKAHLAFHENRFEDARALLGQLGESELRMSYRGRIRLDVLDNQLRILEGDEDAGMAGLQRIALHAQESSNIDLAATIWRLAAECLLKSRGKVPGAKV; via the coding sequence GTGCTAGAACAGCCATCCTTCGGACGCCGGCTCAGGCAACTGAGGACCGAGCGAGGCCTTTCCCAGGCCGTTCTCGCCGGCGACGGCATGTCCACCGGATACCTGTCACGCCTGGAATCGGGAGCCCGGCAGCCCACGGATCGGGCCGTGGCACATCTCGCCGACCAACTGGGCATCAGCCCGTCGGAGTTCGAGAAGGCGCAGACCACGTCCCTGGCACAGAGTCTGTCGATCGCCACCTCCCTGGACTCGGACGAGACCAGCAGGCTGCTCGCCGAGGCACTGGAGTCGGCACAGACGCAGGACCCGATGCTGCGCTGGCAGGCCCTGTGGCTGCTCGCCCAGTGGAAGCGCCGGCAGGGTGAGAACACCACTGAGCGCGCCTACCTCGACGAGCTTGTCGTACTCAGCGAGGAGATCGGCCTGGCCGAACTGCGCTGCAGGGCGCTGACCCGGCTCGCCCGGTCGCTGCGCACGTCCGGCGAGATCGTCCCCGCCGTCAACGCGGCCACCACAGCCCACCGGCTGGCCCAGGAGAACGGGCTGTCCGCGCAGGACATGGCCGAGGCCCTCCTCGTGCTGGTCTCCGTGGAGGCCGAGGCGGGGCGGCTGCCCGACGCCCGGCGGCACACCGAAGAACTGGCCGCCCTGGTCGAGGGCCGTAGCGACGGGCTGTGGGCCGAGGCCATGTGGACCGTGGTCGCCGTGCGGGTGCGCCAGGGTGACTTCACGCGCGCACAAGAGCTGTTGGAACAGGCCCTCGACCGGTTCGACAGCCGGGAGAACCTGACGCTGTGGTTGCGGCTGCGGCTCACCGCGGCCGATCTGCACCTGCAGAAGTTCCCGCCCGAGCCTGATGCCGCCCAACAGTACATCGAGGCAGTGGAGGCGGGGCTGCCCTTCGCCAGAACCTCCGCGATGGAACACGAGCTGACCGCTCTCAAGGCCCATCTGGCCTTCCACGAGAACAGGTTCGAGGACGCCCGCGCCCTGCTCGGCCAACTCGGAGAGTCCGAACTGCGGATGTCCTACCGGGGCCGGATCAGGCTCGACGTCCTGGACAACCAGCTGCGCATCCTCGAGGGCGACGAGGACGCGGGCATGGCCGGCCTGCAGAGGATCGCGCTGCACGCCCAGGAGTCGTCCAACATCGACCTCGCGGCGACCATCTGGCGCCTCGCGGCGGAGTGCCTGCTCAAGTCCCGTGGCAAGGTGCCGGGCGCCAAGGTCTGA
- a CDS encoding acyl carrier protein, which translates to MPRDRSDAVATSALSSPSAAYHAADTPPPADSTDEVREFMVRTWSELLGRSDLTEHSDFFVRGGDSLLINRLVRRIGEKFGAKVSLYDMSRRNLVDQVALVHSART; encoded by the coding sequence ATGCCTCGTGACCGCTCTGACGCCGTTGCGACGTCAGCCCTCTCCTCGCCGTCCGCCGCGTACCACGCGGCCGATACCCCGCCCCCCGCCGATTCGACCGACGAGGTGCGGGAGTTCATGGTCCGGACGTGGAGCGAACTGCTCGGCCGGTCCGACCTCACCGAGCACTCCGACTTCTTCGTCCGCGGTGGTGACTCGCTGCTGATCAACCGTCTGGTACGCCGGATCGGGGAGAAGTTCGGCGCCAAGGTGTCGCTGTACGACATGTCGCGGCGGAACCTGGTCGATCAGGTCGCACTGGTGCACAGCGCGCGGACGTAG
- a CDS encoding glucose-1-phosphate thymidylyltransferase — protein MKALVLTGGSGVRLRPFTYSTPKQLIPLANKPVLEHVVTHLRELGVTEICLLTGDWADAISAVMGDGSRLGVSLTYLRQDQPLGLAHAVQTARPFLGDDDFLMYLGDNILADAAGRVAEIVAEFRERRPAAGLVVQKVADPRAYGVAEVDTDGSVLRLVEKPPQPRTDLAVVGLYYFTAAIHEATDAITPSARGELEITDAVQWLIGRGSEVVARRYSGFWKDVGQAVDVLQCNRWLLGELTTDVRGEVDPVSELCGQVVIEPGARVVRSRIEGPAIIGEGTLIEDSWIGPGTSIGRDCVVRDTYLLDSVVLQGASIRTPRRLHGSLVGRFATVGPGEQGDPGHRLMIGDHARIEMTVA, from the coding sequence GTGAAAGCACTTGTGCTGACGGGCGGATCAGGCGTCCGCCTCCGTCCGTTCACGTATTCCACGCCGAAACAGCTCATCCCCCTTGCGAACAAACCGGTCCTGGAGCACGTGGTCACCCACCTTCGCGAGCTGGGAGTGACGGAGATCTGCCTCCTCACCGGCGACTGGGCGGACGCCATCTCCGCGGTCATGGGGGACGGGTCCCGCCTCGGCGTGAGTCTCACTTATCTCCGCCAGGACCAGCCGCTGGGTCTGGCCCACGCGGTGCAGACCGCCCGTCCTTTCCTGGGCGACGACGACTTCCTGATGTATCTGGGCGACAACATCCTGGCCGATGCGGCCGGCAGGGTCGCCGAGATCGTCGCGGAGTTCCGGGAGCGCCGTCCCGCGGCGGGCCTGGTCGTGCAGAAGGTGGCTGACCCGCGCGCCTACGGCGTGGCCGAGGTGGACACCGACGGATCGGTGCTGCGGCTGGTGGAGAAGCCGCCACAGCCGCGCACCGACCTCGCAGTCGTGGGCCTGTACTACTTCACCGCGGCCATCCACGAGGCGACGGACGCCATCACGCCCAGCGCGCGGGGCGAGCTGGAGATCACCGACGCCGTGCAGTGGCTGATCGGCCGGGGAAGCGAGGTCGTCGCTCGCCGGTACAGCGGCTTCTGGAAAGACGTCGGCCAGGCCGTCGACGTCCTCCAGTGCAACCGGTGGCTGCTCGGCGAGCTGACCACCGACGTCAGGGGCGAGGTCGATCCGGTCAGCGAACTGTGTGGTCAGGTAGTCATCGAACCCGGCGCCCGGGTCGTCCGCTCCCGCATCGAAGGGCCGGCGATCATCGGGGAGGGCACGCTCATCGAGGACAGCTGGATCGGGCCGGGCACCTCCATCGGACGCGACTGCGTGGTGCGCGACACCTACCTGCTCGACTCGGTCGTGCTCCAAGGCGCCAGCATCCGCACGCCCCGTCGTCTGCACGGTTCCCTAGTCGGCCGGTTCGCCACGGTCGGCCCCGGCGAGCAGGGCGATCCCGGCCACCGCCTCATGATCGGTGACCATGCGCGGATCGAGATGACCGTTGCCTGA
- a CDS encoding cation:proton antiporter, with translation MLVAPVPSIDSHSLLIFLLQVCTLLFLAIVMGRLAGRVGMPPIVGELTAGVLVGPSLMGWLAPGLSGWLLPADPAQTHMLDAVGQIAVLLLVGLTGAEVDLGMMRRRGRTAVQISLSGLIIPLGLGIAVGYPLAGILSPGGSGTTVFALFLGVAMCVSAIPVIAKTLMDMNLIHRNVGQLMLIAGMIDDAFGWFMLSIVSAMAVGGLGGADIALTLVRMLLVLLVAVLIGRPLIRTALRWHTGSPERVVAMVSVLILLAAAGTQSLELEAVFGAFLCGLLIGSSKEFTPEHTSSLRTVVVGVLAPLFFATAGLRVDLRALARLEVLAAALAVLVVAVVGKFAGAYIGARLSRMSKWEALALGAGMNARGVIEVIVAMVGLRLGILDTTTYTIVVLVAVATSVMAPPLLRVAMRRVEHTEEEQLRLRSRGEEWNENSLVVEVREPKGL, from the coding sequence GTGCTGGTAGCTCCGGTGCCGTCCATCGATTCCCACTCGCTGCTCATCTTCCTGCTCCAGGTGTGCACGCTCCTCTTCCTCGCCATCGTGATGGGCCGCCTGGCGGGGCGCGTGGGGATGCCTCCGATCGTGGGAGAGCTGACCGCGGGCGTCCTCGTGGGGCCGTCGCTGATGGGGTGGCTGGCGCCGGGTCTCTCCGGCTGGCTGCTGCCGGCCGATCCGGCGCAGACCCACATGCTCGACGCCGTCGGGCAGATCGCCGTCCTGCTCCTGGTGGGCCTCACCGGAGCCGAGGTCGACCTCGGCATGATGCGCCGCCGCGGCCGTACGGCCGTGCAGATCAGCCTGTCAGGGCTGATCATCCCCCTCGGGCTCGGCATCGCCGTGGGCTATCCGCTGGCGGGGATCCTCTCCCCCGGCGGGTCCGGCACGACGGTCTTCGCGCTCTTCCTGGGCGTCGCCATGTGCGTCAGCGCGATCCCTGTCATCGCCAAGACGCTCATGGACATGAACCTCATCCACCGAAACGTGGGCCAGCTGATGCTCATCGCCGGCATGATCGACGATGCCTTCGGATGGTTCATGCTGTCGATCGTCTCCGCGATGGCCGTCGGCGGTCTCGGTGGGGCTGACATCGCGCTCACGCTGGTGCGCATGCTGCTCGTCCTGCTCGTGGCGGTGCTGATCGGGCGTCCCCTCATCCGGACGGCTCTCCGGTGGCACACCGGCTCCCCGGAGCGAGTTGTCGCGATGGTCTCCGTGCTGATCCTGCTCGCCGCCGCCGGTACCCAGTCCCTCGAACTGGAAGCCGTCTTCGGGGCCTTCCTCTGCGGCCTCCTCATCGGCTCCTCCAAGGAGTTCACCCCGGAGCACACGAGCTCGCTCCGTACCGTCGTCGTCGGGGTACTGGCTCCGCTGTTCTTCGCCACCGCCGGACTGCGGGTCGACCTCAGGGCGCTGGCCCGGCTCGAGGTGCTGGCGGCTGCCCTGGCGGTACTCGTCGTCGCGGTCGTCGGCAAGTTCGCCGGGGCCTACATCGGAGCCCGGCTGAGCCGGATGAGCAAGTGGGAGGCGCTGGCGCTCGGCGCCGGGATGAACGCCCGCGGAGTGATCGAGGTCATCGTCGCGATGGTCGGCCTGCGGCTGGGGATCCTGGACACCACCACCTACACCATCGTGGTCCTCGTCGCCGTGGCGACCTCCGTGATGGCGCCGCCCCTGCTGCGCGTGGCCATGAGACGCGTCGAGCACACCGAGGAGGAACAACTCCGCCTGCGCTCGCGGGGCGAGGAGTGGAACGAGAACAGCCTCGTGGTCGAGGTCCGCGAGCCGAAAGGGCTGTGA
- a CDS encoding transposase: MHQALDVTGIRRARYRGLPKVRLQHAFSATALNVIRLDAHWTDSPRRTRTSRLERLAYRLTA; the protein is encoded by the coding sequence GTGCACCAGGCCCTCGATGTCACCGGTATCCGCCGGGCCCGCTACCGCGGCCTGCCGAAAGTCCGCCTCCAGCACGCCTTCTCCGCCACCGCACTCAACGTGATCAGACTCGATGCCCACTGGACCGACAGCCCCCGCCGCACCCGCACCAGCCGCCTCGAACGCCTCGCCTACCGACTCACCGCATGA
- a CDS encoding dihydrofolate reductase family protein yields MTEQSTGRRVITNMSLSLDGRYAKPDDPQDMGWVMPYAHTDVARDLMTSLHEQATTALLGRVNAEGFLSFWPTVLDTEDADPRDKAFAKWLVDTDKVVLSSTLGDAPWERTTVVDKPTTEVAADLKAAEGGDILVLSSASVIKALLAADRVDRLALTVFPVFLGGGPRLFDDGLPEGQWELVSQAAGEYGAMALVYDRVR; encoded by the coding sequence ATGACAGAGCAGAGCACCGGCCGCAGGGTCATCACCAACATGAGCCTCTCCCTCGACGGCCGCTACGCCAAGCCGGACGACCCGCAGGACATGGGCTGGGTCATGCCGTACGCGCACACCGACGTCGCCCGCGACCTCATGACCAGCCTCCACGAGCAGGCGACGACGGCCCTGCTCGGGCGGGTCAACGCCGAGGGGTTCCTGAGTTTCTGGCCCACGGTCCTCGACACGGAGGACGCCGACCCGCGTGACAAGGCCTTTGCCAAGTGGCTCGTCGACACAGACAAGGTGGTCCTCTCCTCGACCCTCGGCGACGCGCCCTGGGAGCGGACGACAGTCGTCGACAAGCCGACCACCGAGGTGGCCGCCGACCTCAAGGCCGCCGAGGGCGGCGACATCCTCGTGCTCTCCAGCGCGAGCGTCATCAAGGCCCTGCTGGCTGCCGACCGCGTCGACCGGCTGGCACTCACGGTCTTCCCCGTCTTCCTCGGCGGCGGGCCGCGCCTCTTCGACGACGGCTTGCCCGAGGGACAGTGGGAGCTTGTCAGCCAGGCCGCCGGCGAGTACGGCGCCATGGCTCTCGTCTACGACCGGGTCCGCTGA